The Echeneis naucrates chromosome 8, fEcheNa1.1, whole genome shotgun sequence genome has a window encoding:
- the LOC115047463 gene encoding somatostatin receptor type 5, whose amino-acid sequence MGDVSFPGQEMADETMENGSSAGPGLPLFLLMFNCSDLNETLLNSTNATVPDVSAGPSVAGVLIPLIYIIVCIIGLGGNTLVIHIVLHYSKIESVTNIYILNLAIADELFMLGLPFLAVQNTLQSWPFGPFMCRLVMTVDSINQFTSIFCLTVMSIDRYFAVVHPIHSSKWRRPQVAKVVNSTVWALSFLVVLPVVIFANIQKTGGTCNIAWPQPANIWRAAFIIYTSTVGFFCPLLIICLCYLLIVFKIRSSGKKVHATSTKRRKSERKVTRMVVIVVAVFVFCWLPFYGLNIINLLVSLPPEYQGLYYFVVVLSYANSCANPIVYGFLSDNFKRGFRKALCRSTRKVENHEPMERQQQQEEGRRAPMPRESLRRAIRDEEDDDEEDVSEMTEIYRIAQNGNSSFQQQSLQPLFSEKGPTPGTTELSSPDRKDKAGDTKGKDPANGSMLTLPLLLNGAKNGNVKTLPEENLEQSTSLEISYL is encoded by the coding sequence ATGGGTGACGTCTCGTTTCCCGGGCAGGAGATGGCCGATGAGACGATGGAGAACGGCAGCTCGGCCGGCCCTGGACTCCCCCTGTTTCTGCTGATGTTCAACTGCAGCGATCTGAACGAGACGCTGCTGAACTCCACCAATGCCACTGTCCCCGATGTGTCCGCGGGCCCCAGCGTGGCCGGCGTTCTCATCCCGCTCATATACATCATCGTCTGTATCATCGGCCTGGGAGGAAACACTCTGGTGATCCACATCGTGCTGCACTACTCAAAGATCGAGTCGGTCACCAACATCTACATCCTGAACTTGGCCATTGCAGACGAGCTCTTCATGCTCGGCCTTCCCTTCTTGGCGGTGCAGAACACCCTGCAGTCATGGCCGTTCGGCCCCTTCATGTGCCGCCTGGTCATGACCGTCGACTCCATCAACCAGTTCACCAGCATCTTCTGCCTGACGGTGATGAGCATCGACCGCTACTTCGCTGTCGTCCACCCCATTCACTCCTCAAAGTGGCGCCGCCCGCAGGTGGCCAAGGTGGTGAACAGCACCGTGTGGGCGCTGTCGTTTCTCGTTGTTCTGCCCGTGGTGATCTTCGCCAACATCCAGAAGACGGGAGGCACCTGTAATATCGCCTGGCCTCAGCCGGCCAACATCTGGAGGGCGGCCTTCATCATCTACACCTCCACCGTTGGATTCTTCTGCCCTCTGCTCATCATCTGCCTCTGCTACCTGCTCATCGTGTTCAAGATCCGCAGCTCGGGTAAAAAAGTCCACGCCACCTCCACCAAGCGCAGGAAGTCAGAACGGAAAGTGACACGCATGGTCGTGATTGTCGTGGCCGTGTTTGTGTTCTGCTGGCTTCCCTTCTACGGCCTGAACATCATCAACCTGCTGGTGTCGCTGCCGCCGGAGTACCAGGGCCTTTACTACTTCGTCGTGGTGCTCAGCTACGCCAACAGCTGCGCCAACCCCATCGTCTATGGCTTCCTGTCAGACAACTTCAAGAGGGGTTTCCGGAAAGCGCTCTGCCGTTCCACCAGGAAGGTAGAGAACCACGAGCCCATGGAgcgccagcagcagcaggaggaaggcCGGAGGGCGCCCATGCCCAGGGAGAGCCTGCGACGGGCCATCAGGGACGAAGAAGACGACGATGAGGAGGACGTGTCAGAAATGACTGAGATCTACAGAATCGCCCAGAATGGGAACAGCAGCTTCCAGCAGCAGAGCTTGCAGCCGCTGTTCTCAGAGAAGGGGCCGACCCCGGGAACAACGGAGCTGTCGTCCCCAGACAGGAAGGACAAAGCAGGGGACACCAAGGGGAAAGATCCCGCCAACGGGTCCATGCTGACTCTCCCGTTGCTTCTCAATGGAGCCAAAAATGGGAACGTCAAAACTCTGCCGGAGGAGAACCTGGAGCAGAGCACTTCGTTGGAGATCAGTTATTTATAG